In one window of Terriglobia bacterium DNA:
- a CDS encoding trehalose-6-phosphate synthase, whose amino-acid sequence MLLFIGVTVVSLFFARSQVKVQKRGLRADLERRADVLADSLQEIIEPMMQNDASKDLQRVLERFGNRERLSGVAIYSLQGKPIAMTSGLTGKLNGVPDTVALAIAKNDGCGEFVTLGTTYTHIYALPLHQDGTTVGAMVLLHNADYILAQSDDIWRDAFVRVLVQTLLISLITLLIVRWSVVNPISKTAQWMRELRTRGSHSPLTLPEEELFKPLMREATHLVQSLSAARAAAEEEARLREASESLWTPERLRVHVRNQLQSRPMIVVSNREPYMHVHRGNTVEVIVPASGLVTALEPILRACEGTWIAHGSGDADREVVDGHDRLRVPPEEPQYALRRVWLTREEEEGYYYGFANEGLWPLCHIAHTRPTFRSSDWEDYQAANQKFARAVLDEMKDTHEPSLLIQDYHFALLPRMVKKERPDARVAIFWHIPWPNPQAFSICPWQRELLDGLLGADLIGFHIQSHCNYFLETVDQTMESRIEWEHFGVSRLGHMTFVKPFPISVAYSEPATPLPDVFSGDRFALIKELGLEATYLGVGVDRVDYTKGILERLRAVERFLDKYPAYRGKFTFVQIGAPSRTHIKRYHDLQAEVEAEAERINWRFETSRWKPVVFLNKHHSHEEIEPYYRAADVCLVTSLHDGMNLVAKEFVAARNDEQGVLILSQFAGASRELQDALAVNPYDTEQLAEAIRFSLEMDPLEKMARMQRMRRIVKEHNVYRWAANLITALSEIRLEPTATGKAVRAGRG is encoded by the coding sequence CTGCTTTTGTTCATCGGGGTCACCGTGGTTTCCCTGTTTTTTGCGCGGTCCCAAGTGAAGGTTCAGAAGCGGGGTTTGAGGGCCGATCTGGAAAGGCGTGCCGACGTCCTGGCCGATAGCCTCCAGGAGATCATCGAACCGATGATGCAAAATGACGCCTCCAAGGATCTTCAGCGCGTTTTGGAGAGATTTGGAAACAGGGAGCGCCTCTCCGGCGTGGCCATCTACAGCTTGCAGGGGAAGCCGATTGCGATGACTTCGGGCCTGACCGGAAAACTGAATGGCGTTCCTGACACGGTTGCCCTGGCCATCGCCAAGAACGACGGTTGTGGAGAATTCGTGACGCTCGGGACAACCTACACACACATCTACGCCCTTCCCTTGCATCAAGATGGAACCACAGTGGGAGCGATGGTTCTGTTGCACAATGCCGATTACATCCTCGCGCAGAGCGATGACATCTGGCGTGATGCCTTTGTACGCGTGCTGGTCCAGACGCTGCTGATTTCGTTGATCACCCTGCTGATTGTGCGTTGGAGCGTTGTCAATCCGATTTCGAAGACGGCTCAATGGATGCGGGAGTTGCGCACGCGGGGAAGTCACTCCCCGCTGACCCTGCCGGAGGAGGAGCTGTTCAAACCGCTCATGCGGGAGGCGACTCACCTGGTCCAAAGTCTTTCCGCCGCCCGGGCGGCGGCGGAGGAGGAAGCTCGTCTGCGCGAAGCGTCCGAGTCCCTGTGGACGCCGGAGCGCCTTCGCGTTCATGTTCGCAACCAGCTTCAATCCCGTCCGATGATTGTGGTCTCGAACCGCGAGCCTTACATGCATGTCCACCGCGGCAACACCGTTGAGGTGATCGTTCCGGCGAGCGGGCTGGTCACGGCGCTGGAACCGATCCTGCGTGCCTGCGAGGGTACCTGGATTGCACACGGCTCGGGAGATGCCGATCGCGAGGTGGTCGACGGCCACGACCGGCTTCGTGTGCCGCCGGAAGAACCTCAATACGCGCTGCGCCGGGTGTGGCTCACGCGCGAAGAGGAAGAGGGGTATTACTACGGCTTCGCCAACGAGGGGCTCTGGCCTCTTTGTCACATCGCGCACACCCGTCCCACGTTTCGCAGCTCGGACTGGGAGGATTATCAGGCTGCAAATCAAAAGTTCGCCCGCGCGGTGCTGGACGAAATGAAGGACACCCACGAGCCCTCTCTTCTGATCCAGGACTATCACTTCGCACTTCTCCCCCGGATGGTAAAGAAAGAGCGACCGGACGCCCGGGTGGCCATCTTTTGGCATATTCCCTGGCCGAATCCGCAGGCGTTCAGCATCTGCCCCTGGCAGCGGGAACTCCTGGATGGATTGCTGGGAGCTGATTTAATCGGATTCCACATCCAGTCCCACTGCAACTATTTTTTGGAGACCGTGGACCAGACCATGGAATCGCGGATCGAGTGGGAACACTTCGGCGTGAGCCGGCTCGGCCATATGACCTTCGTCAAGCCGTTTCCGATCAGCGTCGCGTATTCCGAACCGGCCACGCCCCTGCCGGACGTCTTTTCCGGCGATCGGTTTGCTTTGATTAAAGAGCTCGGATTGGAGGCGACCTATCTGGGGGTGGGTGTGGATCGCGTGGATTACACCAAGGGGATTCTGGAACGGCTCCGGGCGGTGGAACGCTTTCTGGACAAATACCCAGCCTACCGTGGCAAGTTTACATTTGTGCAGATCGGGGCCCCGAGCCGGACTCACATTAAACGCTACCATGACCTTCAGGCCGAGGTTGAAGCCGAGGCGGAGCGGATTAACTGGCGCTTCGAGACGAGCCGCTGGAAGCCCGTCGTCTTTCTCAACAAACATCACAGCCATGAAGAGATTGAGCCCTATTACCGGGCGGCCGATGTCTGTCTGGTAACCTCGCTGCACGATGGCATGAATCTGGTGGCCAAGGAATTTGTGGCGGCACGGAACGACGAGCAGGGGGTGCTGATCCTGAGCCAGTTTGCGGGAGCGTCCCGCGAACTTCAGGACGCCCTCGCGGTCAATCCCTATGACACGGAACAACTCGCGGAAGCGATCCGGTTTTCGCTGGAGATGGACCCCCTCGAAAAGATGGCGCGAATGCAACGGATGCGGCGGATCGTCAAGGAGCATAACGTGTATCGCTGGGCGGCAAATCTCATCACGGCACTTTCCGAAATCCGCCTGGAGCCGACGGCGACCGGGAAAGCGGTGCGAGCCGGCCGGGGGTGA
- the otsB gene encoding trehalose-phosphatase, which produces MTLRPDLSREQRPRYLFAEWKGVVRRLRAAKRFLLIMDFDGTLVPLRARPEIPRTDDSVRRVLARLTQDHRATLYVISGRRRDDVRRRVGVRKIRYLGLHGWEGSEEVSSNGASAKLLRQVNKQLSRRLAGLPAVWIEDKEHVLSVHFRGSNPATTRRAHRIVKELIKPLEGELRVVAGKKVWEVMPREIEGKGEAVRAILARCPEKTLPICLGDDATDEAAFQALRRGMTIRVGEHRRTRARYYLRNPAEVKEFLERLEIEIP; this is translated from the coding sequence ATGACCCTCCGTCCGGATTTGTCCAGGGAACAGCGTCCCCGCTATCTCTTTGCCGAATGGAAAGGTGTAGTCCGGCGATTGCGGGCGGCGAAGCGGTTTCTCTTGATCATGGACTTTGACGGGACGCTGGTGCCTTTGCGCGCCCGTCCGGAGATTCCCCGCACGGACGACTCGGTCCGGCGTGTCCTGGCTCGCCTGACACAGGATCATCGGGCGACCTTGTACGTTATCAGCGGGCGCCGGCGTGATGACGTGCGCCGGCGTGTGGGAGTTCGCAAGATCCGGTATCTCGGATTGCATGGCTGGGAGGGGAGCGAGGAAGTCTCATCGAATGGCGCCAGCGCAAAGCTCCTGCGCCAAGTGAACAAACAACTCTCCCGCCGCCTGGCTGGCCTTCCTGCCGTCTGGATCGAGGACAAGGAGCATGTGCTCTCGGTGCACTTCCGCGGCTCGAATCCGGCCACGACGCGCCGCGCTCACCGCATTGTCAAGGAATTGATCAAGCCCCTGGAGGGTGAACTGCGCGTCGTAGCGGGCAAGAAGGTGTGGGAAGTGATGCCCCGCGAGATCGAAGGTAAGGGCGAGGCCGTGCGTGCAATCCTGGCGCGCTGCCCGGAAAAAACGCTGCCCATCTGCCTGGGAGATGACGCCACCGATGAGGCGGCGTTCCAGGCATTGAGGCGCGGCATGACGATCCGCGTGGGAGAACATCGCCGCACCCGGGCGCGCTATTACCTGCGCAATCCCGCCGAAGTGAAAGAATTTCTTGAAAGACTGGAGATCGAGATCCCATGA
- a CDS encoding DUF5752 family protein — protein MKTAENPFRFVTAAYLTRICNQKASTLAELSRGLEESSDASIFYHTFQSLGRYHFLTEGFSNDFAQWALASCNRAELAEMLASLDIRDYLSLAELRTDLRRLVDNYCRLHPQFAEQGSFEPFYFCEGIEVMVPLDKEARTLDEFCEGLRNMSNAAFQYHFITSRLRLQLRTNDFSQWFETELGLPALAKRANQIDIYTNTLDSGREKLLSLAEREMTQ, from the coding sequence ATGAAGACTGCGGAAAATCCCTTCCGATTTGTGACCGCGGCTTATCTGACCCGCATCTGTAACCAGAAGGCGAGCACCCTGGCTGAGCTTTCTCGCGGCCTCGAAGAGTCGAGCGATGCCTCCATCTTTTATCACACCTTTCAGAGCCTGGGCCGCTACCACTTTCTGACCGAGGGATTCTCGAACGATTTCGCACAGTGGGCGCTGGCCTCCTGCAACCGTGCCGAACTCGCCGAAATGCTGGCTTCGCTGGATATCCGGGATTACCTCTCCCTGGCGGAACTCCGCACTGATCTTCGACGGCTGGTCGACAATTATTGCCGGCTCCACCCTCAATTTGCGGAGCAAGGTTCTTTTGAGCCCTTTTACTTCTGCGAAGGGATTGAAGTGATGGTCCCCCTGGACAAAGAGGCGCGGACCCTTGACGAGTTTTGTGAGGGTCTCCGGAACATGAGCAATGCCGCCTTCCAGTATCACTTCATTACCTCGCGGCTTCGTCTGCAACTGCGTACCAACGACTTCTCCCAATGGTTTGAAACGGAACTGGGGCTCCCCGCCCTGGCCAAGCGCGCCAACCAGATCGACATTTATACCAACACGCTGGATAGCGGTCGCGAGAAGCTGCTGTCCCTGGCAGAAAGGGAAATGACCCAATGA
- a CDS encoding glycosyltransferase has protein sequence MSAASPSTHVIRLDDYMPLLGAPEISQLRALASRLQGRTMQMVNSTAVGGGVAEILNRVVPILEELGLSVKWDVITGGNDFWEITKAFHNALHGGPYDMPPESFDIFLAYNEQNRARMQFEAEFILIHDPQPVALVEARHDHSGHWLWRCHIDLSQPNPKVWEFLEPYVARYDGAVFSSPAFARQLPIPQYLSYPSIDPLAEKNRDLEPEFVREVLERFNIDPKRTILTQISRFDRLKDPVGVVRAYQIVKRYFDCQLVLAGGGATDDPEGEVVLQEVRQAAGNDQDIHILNLPPWSAIEINALQRGSTILIQKSLREGFGLTVSEGLWKKKPMVASAVGGIPSQVIHQHTGMLAHSVEGTAYQIRFLLSNPALAQRLGEQGYEHVREHFLITSQVRRHLTACLHLMNHG, from the coding sequence ATGAGCGCTGCGAGTCCTTCCACTCATGTCATCCGGTTGGATGATTACATGCCCTTGCTGGGGGCCCCTGAAATCTCACAACTGCGCGCCCTCGCCAGCCGCCTTCAAGGGCGGACGATGCAAATGGTGAATTCCACCGCGGTGGGTGGAGGCGTGGCCGAAATCCTGAATCGGGTGGTCCCGATCCTTGAGGAACTGGGGCTCTCCGTGAAGTGGGATGTCATCACCGGTGGGAACGATTTCTGGGAAATCACCAAGGCCTTCCATAACGCCCTGCATGGCGGCCCTTATGACATGCCGCCGGAAAGTTTTGACATCTTCCTGGCTTACAATGAGCAAAACCGTGCGCGCATGCAATTCGAGGCGGAGTTCATCCTGATCCATGACCCTCAACCGGTGGCGCTGGTCGAAGCGCGCCATGACCACTCGGGGCACTGGCTCTGGCGTTGCCACATCGATCTTTCACAACCCAACCCCAAGGTGTGGGAATTTCTGGAGCCTTATGTGGCCCGGTATGACGGGGCGGTGTTCTCGTCCCCTGCCTTTGCCCGCCAGCTTCCCATCCCTCAGTATCTCTCTTATCCGAGCATCGATCCTCTCGCAGAGAAAAACCGCGATCTCGAACCTGAATTCGTTCGCGAGGTCCTGGAACGATTCAACATCGATCCCAAGCGCACCATTCTGACGCAGATCTCACGTTTTGACCGGCTGAAGGACCCCGTCGGGGTGGTCCGCGCCTATCAGATCGTTAAACGTTATTTCGATTGCCAACTGGTCCTGGCGGGAGGGGGCGCGACGGATGACCCTGAAGGAGAGGTCGTTCTCCAGGAAGTGCGTCAAGCCGCCGGGAACGATCAGGACATTCATATTCTCAACCTTCCGCCCTGGAGCGCGATTGAGATTAATGCCCTGCAACGCGGCTCAACCATCCTCATCCAGAAAAGCCTGCGTGAAGGGTTCGGGCTGACCGTTTCGGAGGGCTTGTGGAAGAAGAAACCCATGGTGGCTTCAGCCGTCGGCGGCATTCCTTCCCAGGTCATTCATCAACACACCGGAATGCTGGCACATTCGGTCGAAGGCACGGCGTATCAGATTCGATTTCTATTGTCCAATCCGGCTCTCGCTCAAAGACTGGGCGAGCAAGGCTATGAGCATGTGCGCGAACATTTCCTCATCACAAGTCAGGTCCGGCGCCACCTGACCGCATGTTTGCATCTGATGAATCATGGATAG
- a CDS encoding efflux RND transporter permease subunit, which yields MFLSNLSIKQPVFATMMVVALVVIGIFSYTELKIDLFPNVDIPVVSVNTQYPGVAPETVETEVTKRIEEAVNPISGIRHINSTTTEGFSSVVVEFQLGTNIVTSLQEIQNKINGVRSLFPREVKEPVIQQLRMEELPILSVAVLSPNLDAKALTTLSEKVLKRRLENVSGVGQIRLVGAARREIQILVDRDKMKSFGLSYPEVLEALRRENLDVPAGKLDQGIRESLVRVAGRAKEPRDFKPLIISERNGYPIPLSAIAKVEDGIEEQRSFSLLDGEPALALEIQKQTGANTVDVADHVKEGLHQLQSEMPKGVELRVVRDNSIFIRDAVEDVRTTLILGAILTVLVVFVFLNSWRSTVITGLTLPVSVISAFIIMRALGFTLNVLTLMGLSLAIGMLIDDAIVVRENIVRHMEGGTDHMTAAAEATTEIGLAVMATTFTILAVFVPVAFMGGIVGRFFYQFGMTVGFAVLVSLFISFTLDPMLSSRWYDPAIETGRRRGWLSRQLEKMNRKVESLQQVLGGGLSWALKHRLAVVGMGALSVVASVFFFGRVGSAFFPDYDREEFQISFKMPPGTTLRETTAVGRRMTEMLRRQAGIAYSFVTIGAGGTTPVNEGNVYVKLTPKRQRKLSDLQLRQALRVELARWPVLRSSVEEAEQMGEARPIQISVRGTDLDKLNSVAAQIMDRARSVRGTTDVDTSREDPRPEIRIQVDRKAASDLGLDLGTVASIVRGLVAGEVVSQYQDADGDAYDVRVRLEEDQRRLREDLADISVPVMTALPTTGSMVPLSLVAQLEESEAPSLIRRRDLMREVRVMASTQDRPLGDVVDELRGLNGGIQLPAGVQVNYTGQAEDMRETFYYINRAMILAVIFIYAILASQFRSFFHPLAIMLSLPLSLLGVAVLLWLSRDTLNIMSMIGVIMLMGLVTKNAILLVDYANRLRREGMERGQALVAAAKIRLRPILMTTLAMIFGMLPLAFEIGAGSEMRAPMARAVIGGLITSTLLTLIIVPVVYTFLDDWGRRLLSWWKTGTPVVEEIPEEEKVR from the coding sequence ATGTTTCTCTCCAATCTCTCCATCAAACAGCCAGTCTTCGCCACGATGATGGTCGTTGCCCTCGTCGTCATTGGAATCTTCTCGTATACGGAGTTGAAGATCGATCTTTTTCCAAACGTCGATATCCCGGTGGTCAGCGTCAATACCCAGTATCCCGGGGTTGCACCCGAGACGGTGGAGACCGAAGTCACCAAGCGCATCGAAGAGGCCGTCAACCCGATCAGCGGAATCCGTCACATCAATTCCACCACCACCGAGGGATTCTCCAGCGTCGTCGTTGAGTTCCAGTTAGGAACCAACATCGTGACCTCCCTTCAGGAGATCCAGAATAAAATTAACGGAGTTCGCAGCCTGTTCCCTCGCGAGGTCAAGGAGCCGGTGATCCAGCAGCTTCGCATGGAGGAATTGCCCATTCTGTCGGTGGCGGTCCTTTCGCCGAACCTGGATGCGAAGGCCCTGACGACCCTCTCCGAAAAGGTGTTGAAACGGAGGCTGGAAAACGTCTCCGGGGTGGGACAGATTCGCCTGGTGGGCGCGGCCCGCCGGGAGATTCAAATTCTTGTGGACCGCGACAAGATGAAATCCTTTGGACTGAGCTACCCTGAGGTCCTTGAAGCCTTGCGGCGGGAAAACCTGGATGTCCCCGCGGGCAAACTGGATCAGGGGATCCGCGAGTCGTTGGTCCGGGTGGCCGGACGGGCCAAAGAGCCGCGTGATTTCAAACCCCTCATTATTTCCGAGCGCAACGGTTATCCGATCCCGCTTTCCGCGATCGCGAAAGTCGAGGATGGGATAGAAGAGCAGCGCAGCTTTTCGCTTCTGGACGGGGAGCCCGCCCTGGCGCTCGAAATTCAGAAGCAAACCGGGGCCAACACCGTGGATGTCGCCGATCACGTCAAGGAGGGCCTTCACCAACTGCAATCCGAGATGCCCAAAGGCGTTGAACTGCGCGTGGTCCGCGACAACTCGATTTTCATTCGGGATGCGGTCGAGGATGTACGCACGACGCTGATTCTCGGTGCGATCCTGACCGTGTTGGTCGTTTTCGTTTTCCTGAACAGCTGGCGGAGCACGGTCATCACCGGGTTGACCCTCCCCGTGTCGGTGATCAGCGCCTTCATCATCATGCGGGCGCTGGGATTCACCCTGAATGTCCTCACGCTGATGGGTCTGTCCTTAGCCATCGGAATGCTGATTGACGATGCGATCGTTGTCCGCGAAAACATCGTGCGGCACATGGAGGGCGGCACCGACCACATGACCGCGGCGGCTGAAGCGACCACAGAGATCGGCCTTGCAGTGATGGCGACCACCTTCACCATTCTTGCCGTCTTTGTGCCCGTGGCCTTCATGGGCGGCATTGTCGGACGTTTCTTCTACCAGTTCGGAATGACGGTGGGCTTTGCCGTCCTGGTTTCTCTCTTCATTTCCTTCACCCTCGATCCCATGTTGTCCTCCCGTTGGTACGATCCGGCCATCGAGACCGGCCGCCGGAGAGGATGGCTCAGCCGCCAGCTCGAAAAAATGAACCGGAAAGTGGAATCGCTGCAGCAAGTCCTGGGAGGAGGTCTTTCCTGGGCTCTCAAGCATCGTCTGGCGGTGGTGGGGATGGGTGCGCTTTCGGTGGTGGCGAGTGTCTTCTTCTTTGGGCGGGTGGGCAGTGCTTTCTTCCCGGACTATGACCGCGAGGAATTTCAAATTTCCTTCAAGATGCCTCCCGGCACCACGCTGCGTGAAACCACGGCGGTGGGGCGCCGCATGACCGAAATGCTCCGCCGTCAGGCAGGTATTGCTTACTCCTTCGTCACGATTGGCGCCGGCGGAACGACCCCCGTGAATGAAGGGAATGTCTACGTCAAACTGACTCCCAAACGGCAGCGCAAGTTGAGCGACCTGCAATTGCGGCAGGCATTGCGTGTAGAACTTGCGCGCTGGCCGGTCCTCCGATCCAGCGTGGAAGAGGCTGAGCAGATGGGCGAGGCCCGACCCATCCAGATCAGCGTGCGGGGAACGGACCTCGATAAACTGAACTCGGTCGCCGCCCAAATCATGGATCGCGCCCGAAGCGTGCGGGGAACAACGGATGTGGATACCAGCCGCGAAGATCCAAGGCCGGAAATCCGTATTCAGGTGGACCGCAAGGCCGCTTCCGACCTCGGACTTGACCTCGGGACCGTCGCCTCCATCGTGCGCGGGCTGGTGGCCGGCGAAGTGGTCTCGCAGTATCAGGACGCGGACGGGGATGCCTACGATGTCCGGGTCCGGCTGGAGGAGGACCAGCGACGCTTGCGTGAGGATCTAGCCGACATTTCCGTACCGGTGATGACGGCTCTTCCGACAACGGGATCCATGGTTCCCCTCTCCCTGGTGGCACAGCTGGAAGAATCTGAAGCCCCGTCCCTGATCCGGCGCCGCGACCTCATGCGCGAGGTCCGGGTGATGGCCTCCACACAGGATCGTCCGCTGGGTGATGTGGTGGATGAACTGCGCGGCCTGAACGGCGGGATCCAACTCCCTGCCGGCGTCCAGGTCAATTACACTGGCCAGGCGGAGGACATGCGCGAGACTTTCTATTACATCAACCGCGCCATGATCCTTGCGGTCATCTTCATCTACGCGATCCTGGCCTCGCAGTTCCGGAGTTTCTTTCACCCGCTGGCCATCATGCTCTCCTTGCCGCTGTCCCTGCTCGGAGTCGCGGTCCTTTTGTGGCTCAGCCGCGACACGCTCAACATCATGTCCATGATCGGCGTGATCATGCTGATGGGCCTGGTGACCAAGAACGCCATCTTGCTGGTGGATTACGCCAATCGTCTGCGGCGTGAAGGAATGGAGCGGGGACAGGCGCTGGTTGCCGCCGCCAAGATCCGGCTGCGCCCGATCCTCATGACCACGCTGGCGATGATTTTCGGCATGCTGCCGCTGGCATTTGAAATCGGGGCCGGATCGGAAATGCGGGCACCCATGGCGCGCGCCGTCATCGGGGGCCTCATCACGTCCACGCTTCTGACCCTGATCATCGTCCCGGTCGTCTACACGTTCCTGGATGACTGGGGGAGAAGGCTGCTTTCGTGGTGGAAGACGGGAACGCCGGTTGTGGAAGAGATCCCGGAAGAGGAAAAAGTACGATAG
- a CDS encoding efflux RND transporter periplasmic adaptor subunit, with protein sequence MQNRASKTFSRQYQGAARAGTGTPWIWRPRACRFCGSLFALLLIFVPGCSKQDPKPAAATALNVKTIQLEPRALEEFVDVTGSLVSSVAVDVKTEFAGRIIALRKQEGDAVSQGELLAQLDDANARLSVGQAHANLEVAQAALDRMHVAEEHAKTEQERAQNLLRSGGITDKDLLAAQMASRDAHAQVKLGEAQVEQAKQSLQMAQKHLNDCRIISPIAGTVERKPWNPGSYVDVMAIVYRLVDNQRLELESLVASSDIGRIAKGQVIRFGVAAFPGEEFTATLLTISSGVQTQNRSLPVRAAVPNPSGKLKAGMFAKGRIVVGKKLNALVVPADAIWRRTGEPPFVYIVEQDQARKREVRLGLEQSNTIEVAQGLKPGERVVVEQNLELAEGVRIAAGKK encoded by the coding sequence ATGCAAAATCGAGCCAGTAAAACGTTCAGTCGTCAATACCAGGGTGCGGCGCGCGCAGGGACCGGGACGCCCTGGATTTGGCGCCCCCGGGCATGCCGATTTTGCGGAAGCCTATTCGCCCTGTTGTTGATCTTTGTTCCCGGCTGCTCCAAACAAGATCCCAAACCGGCGGCAGCTACGGCGTTGAATGTGAAGACGATCCAACTGGAACCGCGCGCCCTCGAGGAATTCGTTGATGTAACCGGATCCCTGGTTTCTTCGGTTGCCGTGGACGTGAAGACCGAATTTGCGGGACGTATCATCGCCCTGCGGAAACAGGAGGGGGATGCCGTCAGCCAGGGCGAATTGCTGGCCCAACTCGACGACGCCAACGCCCGCCTTTCGGTGGGACAGGCCCACGCCAACCTCGAGGTCGCCCAGGCTGCATTGGATCGCATGCACGTGGCGGAAGAGCATGCGAAAACAGAGCAGGAGCGCGCCCAGAACCTGCTGCGTTCCGGCGGCATCACCGACAAGGATTTGCTGGCGGCGCAAATGGCAAGCCGGGATGCACACGCCCAGGTCAAGCTGGGAGAGGCACAAGTCGAGCAGGCAAAGCAGTCGCTCCAGATGGCGCAGAAACACCTCAATGATTGCCGCATTATCTCTCCCATCGCCGGAACGGTGGAACGCAAGCCGTGGAATCCGGGCAGCTATGTCGACGTGATGGCGATCGTCTATCGGCTGGTCGACAACCAGCGGTTGGAGCTTGAATCCCTGGTCGCCTCCTCTGACATTGGGCGCATCGCGAAAGGACAGGTGATCCGATTTGGAGTCGCGGCGTTCCCCGGCGAGGAGTTCACGGCCACCCTCCTGACCATCAGCTCCGGGGTTCAAACTCAAAACCGCTCCCTTCCCGTTCGAGCTGCGGTCCCCAATCCCTCCGGAAAACTCAAGGCAGGGATGTTTGCCAAGGGGCGGATCGTGGTGGGCAAGAAACTCAATGCGCTGGTCGTGCCCGCCGATGCGATCTGGCGCCGCACCGGTGAGCCTCCCTTCGTCTACATTGTCGAGCAGGACCAGGCGCGAAAGCGTGAAGTCCGCCTCGGGCTCGAACAATCCAACACCATCGAGGTGGCGCAGGGTCTCAAGCCGGGAGAACGGGTGGTTGTGGAACAGAATTTGGAACTGGCGGAAGGCGTGCGGATTGCGGCGGGGAAGAAGTAG
- a CDS encoding TolC family protein produces MRRKRYKTLQGILLVLIIVWGGVAGFASVPEEQRALTLQEAVALALERNPQALIARAQVDAMKGRVREVRAQALPQITIYSNALRLRDPSFLNASSFDAIPPDIREGLVPRGSNLFDYSIGISQPLYTSGKVGTALKLAGLENDGVATDQVRAEQDIRLRTIRAFYDLLLAEDRLGVSRETIQQRERQLQLARSRYQAGVATEVDVLRSQVSLANAQPDLIRAENAVRQARSVLNNLLVRPVDFPTQANGQLIFIPWTRLDVQAIVQDAMAKRPELKRLKINEQESEMALRLAHAESGLRLDFNGSYGLQARDPSNLTNRDFTRWNFSFNFTLPVYDGGRRSGLVEQALAQQRIARLTRTAQEDVVRLEAQTALDDLERAAKTIEAARLNVQQAERVLEMMQNNYKYGAATTLDVFDSQLALVLARQTLLQGLYDHTLARALLRFVMGQDPVEPQEATDAKSSQ; encoded by the coding sequence ATGCGACGAAAAAGATACAAGACTCTCCAGGGAATACTTCTTGTCCTCATCATTGTTTGGGGGGGCGTGGCGGGATTCGCGTCCGTCCCGGAAGAGCAACGGGCGCTCACCCTGCAAGAGGCGGTGGCCCTGGCTCTGGAGCGTAACCCGCAGGCCTTGATCGCGCGCGCCCAGGTGGACGCCATGAAAGGTCGTGTACGGGAGGTCCGGGCTCAAGCCCTGCCCCAGATTACGATTTATTCCAATGCACTGCGGCTGCGCGACCCGTCCTTCTTGAACGCCTCGAGTTTTGATGCGATCCCGCCCGACATCCGGGAAGGCCTGGTCCCGCGAGGGTCCAACCTGTTTGATTACAGCATCGGGATTTCCCAGCCGCTGTACACCTCGGGAAAGGTGGGGACAGCGCTCAAACTGGCCGGCCTGGAAAACGATGGGGTCGCTACGGACCAGGTTCGAGCCGAACAAGACATCCGGCTGCGCACGATCCGGGCCTTTTATGACCTCCTCCTGGCAGAGGACCGGCTCGGGGTGAGCCGCGAGACCATCCAACAACGCGAACGCCAACTCCAGCTGGCACGCAGCCGCTATCAAGCAGGAGTCGCCACGGAAGTGGATGTGCTGCGGTCCCAGGTAAGTTTGGCCAACGCCCAACCCGATCTCATCCGGGCGGAGAACGCCGTTCGTCAAGCGCGGTCAGTCCTGAATAACCTGCTAGTGCGGCCGGTGGACTTCCCCACCCAGGCAAACGGCCAGTTGATCTTCATACCCTGGACCCGCTTGGATGTCCAAGCCATCGTCCAGGACGCCATGGCCAAAAGGCCGGAGCTGAAGAGGCTGAAAATCAACGAGCAGGAATCTGAGATGGCGCTTCGTCTGGCGCATGCAGAAAGCGGACTCCGTCTCGATTTCAATGGGTCTTATGGCTTGCAGGCTCGCGATCCTTCGAATCTGACTAACCGGGACTTCACCCGCTGGAATTTTTCATTCAATTTCACGCTTCCAGTATATGACGGCGGCAGGCGGTCTGGACTGGTAGAGCAAGCCCTGGCCCAGCAGCGAATTGCACGCCTCACCCGGACAGCGCAGGAGGATGTCGTCCGGCTGGAGGCGCAGACCGCCCTGGACGATTTGGAACGGGCGGCTAAGACCATCGAGGCCGCGCGCCTGAACGTCCAGCAAGCGGAACGGGTCCTGGAGATGATGCAGAATAATTACAAATACGGGGCTGCCACCACGCTCGATGTCTTTGATTCCCAGCTCGCGCTGGTCCTGGCGCGCCAAACCCTTCTGCAGGGGCTTTACGATCACACCCTCGCCCGGGCACTGCTCCGTTTCGTCATGGGTCAGGATCCCGTGGAACCACAAGAGGCCACTGATGCAAAATCGAGCCAGTAA